The proteins below are encoded in one region of Ascochyta rabiei chromosome 9, complete sequence:
- a CDS encoding Histone acetyltransferase, translating into MAEPGRLVGQAAASAEPDDIDADGEYEMDDVQYEQEPAAAETPHADGHTTDAEGSEVDAEGDEVDDDEVEAVGAVKIATRTNASSDEEEDDDNDQDAVGESESDAKTYSDDDESGSSEEEEEEAPWQAESEEEAEAEVAISDPNVCIYCNQTEENDPSPEYEEYLSCVVCGDNSHRQCARDANTLSPEDDAKQWRCSACIQNDLHIENEEDEEKRKSSETLTRRRLSSVPRLARDLLPSARGVDPSKHSIFKELILPDDAPEGTRSLRKRKASHEEEVAAPAPVRQSRKKRRPSEVSKSEAAPSVAPSSPRPSAKNVLTDVDDTDGDAQNSASDQEGARLRSSRARRSAKPQRKDKRPLVWIEESQGLSLIVAFHLANEKVQKIVTQKPKKKVLTLEQERQERRRERDRERRERNRRAAQAARESPEVAQYPSVQHHFTAPFLGFTEKEDETKSKPYGGVLSEADADTSKTYPSQADRKRFEDARVKAEEAWKEKQTALYAHHETPKPSKQAAAASKIKCVNFGGWEIETWHAAPYPEEYSKNRVLYICEFCLKYMNSDYVAWRHKLKCPAKHPPGDEIYRDGKYSFFEVDGRKNPVYCQNLCLLAKLFLGSKTLYYDVEPFLFYVMTENDNYGCHFVGYFSKEKRPSSLNNVSCILVLPIHMRKGYGQYLIEFSYLLTRVERKTGSPEKPLSDMGLVSYRKYWRLLLCEELLEQKGPISVAAISERTGMTPDDIVSALEGLRALVRDPVTKKYAFRLDLNYFRQYIEKCHEAGNPTVKPECLVWTPYVMGRFGQYEDGPALQTVQQRDEIDEDEKAAPEEGVQMDAIVAKANGTSLEETGPTADEPDLGPDIPREDSVDDDSPAPPSTGTPLANGSMIALAGSQIASNEPAIPPTRYEIFPPVPGQPATKRRPGRPFGARRRTSTPNRVRNPSLSIHTAPVSRIQLSPIRSRRDSPTRNGAKTPGTVSVRRTRSRLGESVTNGDDLEEGGAVKAVITNGRRSTRSSASSGGSPRVVINNDSRSKGKGKVMPVEEEREELEDIDADGDYDDEAEEEMDVDAEGEEDDDIVMAET; encoded by the exons ATGGCGGAGCCGGGCAGGCTGGTGGGCCAGGCAGCTGCCAGCGCCGAACCAGACGATATAGACGCCGACGGGGAGTATGAGATGGACGATGTGCAATACGAGCAGGAACCTGCTGCGGCTGAGACACCACACGCCGACGGCCACACCACCGACGCCGAAGGCTCAGAGGTGGATGCCGAGGGCGACGAGGTCGATGACGACGAGGTCGAAGCTGTGGGCGCCGTCAAGATTGCAACACGGACAAACGCATCTTCtgacgaagaggaggacgacGATAATGACCAAGACGCCGTTGGGGAGTCTGAATCAGACGCCAAGACCTACAGCGATGATGACGAATCAGGAAGCTCtgaggaggaagaagaagaggctcCCTGGCAGGCCGAGAgtgaagaagaagcagaggcCGAAGTTGCCATCAGCGACCCCAACGTGTGCAT ATACTGCAACCAGACCGAAGAGAACGACCCGAGTCCAGAATACGAAGAGTATCTCTCCTGCGTTGTGTGCGGCGATAACT CACATCGGCAATGCGCCCGCGACGCTAACACGCTTAGCCCCGAAGATG ATGCGAAACAGTGGCGTTGCAGTGCCTGCATTCAAAACGATCTTCACATTGAAAATGAAGAGGATGAAGAGAAACGCAAAAGCTCAGAAACACTCACACGACGTAGGCTGTCGTCCGTACCTAGGCTAGCTAGAGACTTGCTCCCATCGGCTCGTGGTGTAGATCCAAGCAAGCACTCTATTTTCAAAGAGCTGATTCTTCCTGATGATGCTCCAGAAGGCACACGGTCGCTACGAAAACGCAAAGCCTCGCATGAAGAAGAAGTGGCGGCACCTGCGCCAGTACGGCAGTCGCGCAAGAAGCGTAGGCCCTCTGAGGTCTCGAAGTCGGAAGCAGCACCGTCAGTTGCACCATCTTCTCCAAGACCATCAGCAAAGAACGTCTTGACAGATGTTGACGACACCGATGGTGATGCACAAAATAGTGCCTCAGATCAGGAAGGAGCACGTCTCCGATCATCACGCGCACGTCGCTCTGCAAAGCCCCAGAGAAAGGACAAGAGACCCCTCGTATGGATAGAGGAGTCCCAAGGCCTTAGTCTCATTGTCGCTTTTCACCTGGCTAATGAAAAAGTGCAGAAGATTGTCACGCAGAAGCCGAAGAAGAAAGTCTTGACACTGGAGCAAGAACGACAAGAGCGGCGACGAGAGCGAGACAGAGAACGACGCGAACGTAATCGACGAGCGGCACAGGCAGCTAGAGAGTCACCTGAAGTTGCTCAGTACCCTTCAGTCCAACACCACTTCACTGCGCCGTTCTTGGGCTTCACAGAGAAGGAGGACGAGACAAAGAGCAAGCCGTACGGCGGCGTTCTGTCGGAAGCTGACGCGGATACCTCCAAGACTTACCCCTCCCAAGCGGACAGAAAGCGCTTCGAGGACGCACGTGTAAAAGCCGAGGAAGCCTGGAAAGAGAAACAGACTGCACTGTACGCTCATCACGAAACTCCTAAGCCGTCCAAGcaagctgctgctgcgagTAAAATCAAGTGTGTCAATTTTGGAGGGTGGGAGATTGAGACCTGGCACGCTGCCCCTTACCCCGAGGAATACAGTAAAAACCGTGTTTTATACATCTGCGAGTTCTGCCTCAAGTACATGAACTCGGACTATGTCGCATGGCGGCACAAG CTCAAATGTCCGGCTAAGCACCCCCCTGGCGACGAGATCTACCGCGACGGCAAATACTCCTTCTTCGAGGTCGACGGCCGCAAGAACCCCGTCTACTGTCAGAACCTCTGTCTACTCGCCAAGTTGTTCTTGGGCTCCAAGACCCTCTACTACGATGTAGAACCCTTCTTGTTCTATGTTATGACTGAGAACGATAACTACGGATGTCATTTTGTAGGCTACTTCTCAAAAGAGAAGCGCCCAAGCTCGCTCAATAACGTGTCCTGTATTCTTGTGCTGCCCATCCATATGCGCAAGGGTTACGGACAGTACCTAATTGAGTTTTCCTACCTGCTGACCCGCGTGGAGAGGAAAACTGGTAGCCCGGAGAAACCACTCAGCGACATGGGTCTTGTAAGTTACCGCAAGTACTGGCGGTTGCTGCTCTGCGAGGAGCTCCTTGAGCAAAAAGGTCCCATAAGTGTCGCAGCCATATCTGAGCGCACAGGCATGACACCGGACGATATCGTTTCGGCTCTGGAAGGTCTGCGTGCCCTTGTACGTGACCCTGTCACAAAGAAGTACGCATTCCGGCTAGATCTCAATTACTTCAGACAGTATATTGAGAAGTGCCACGAAGCCGGTAATCCAACTGTTAAACCAGAGTGCCTTGTCTGGACGCCGTACGTTATGGGGCGATTCGGTCAGTACGAGGATGGGCCGGCATTACAGACAGTCCAGCAACGTGACGAAAtcgacgaggacgagaagGCTGCGCCCGAGGAGGGCGTGCAGATGGATGCCATCGTTGCGAAAGCGAACGGTACATCACTTGAGGAGACCGGTCCCACTGCAGACGAACCTGATCTAGGGCCTGACATCCCTCGCGAAGATTCTGTTGACGATGATTCCCCCGCACCACCAAGCACAGGCACTCCACTTGCAAATGGATCCATGATAGCACTCGCGGGATCTCAGATCGCCAGTAACGAGCCTGCGATCCCACCTACGCGCTACGAGATCTTCCCGCCCGTTCCCGGACAGCCTGCCACAAAGCGCCGACCTGGACGTCCTTTTGGTGCAAGACGCCGAACAAGTACACCGAATAGAGTACGCAACCCTTCGCTATCAATACACACTGCGCCTGTCTCGAGGATTCAGCTGTCTCCAATACGCTCACGGAGAGATTCGCCTACACGAAATGGTGCAAAAACGCCCGGCACTGTATCTGTCCGACGCACACGAAGCAGGCTTGGCGAGAGCGTCACAAATGGTGATGATCTAGAGGAAGGTGGCGCTGTCAAGGCAGTAATCACAAATGGCAGGAGAAGTACAAGAAGCTCGGCCAGTTCTGGGGGCAGTCCCCGAGTCGTCATCAACAACGATAGCAGGAGCAAGGGCAAGGGTAAGGTGATGCCAGTTGAAGAAGAACGGGAGGAGCTCGAAGACATAGATGCGGACGGCGACTATGATGACGAAGCTGAAGAAGAGATGGACGTTGATGCGGAGGGTGAGGAAGATGACGATATTGTCATGGCGGAGACATAG